The following is a genomic window from Chanos chanos chromosome 1, fChaCha1.1, whole genome shotgun sequence.
AAGATAAGTTAACAATGGccattgtgttatttttgttgcttGTCTTTGGTCTTTGTGTTTTATCATGTTTAGAAAACTAATCTTCGATGAAAGATGAGATTCGTTTCTTTCTTACAATATCACTTGTTTGGTCTCTtcatctgtgtctttttctgacCTGTGTGGAGCCAAAGCCACCCAGATGACTTCTCTGTCTGCTGAGCCATTTCATCAAAGCAATGCCCTCTACAATGTTTGCCTGCTTGAAGAGAGTAAGGAGCACATAGGAGGCCATCTCAATGCTCGTGGACGCTGCCTGCCATGAGTCTGCCAGATCAGAGTCAGAAGTAGTCCAGGATATGACACCATCTAAAGATCATCACATCATAACACCGTGTCACTGAAAGGCACCATTGATATCTGTACCTTGTTTTATAAATCGAAAGATTCAttttttgcattggaaataaaAGCTATGTACGATAAAGGTAGAAGAATATCTTTCAActgaagggaataatcttaaattccaattATGCTACGTTCGTGATTCTTGATGCAGTTCGCTAGGAaacgtgaattactattttacaacagtaatttgcgctgacttgGGGACGGCACCTACAGAATGTAatgatcacttttcaataacgTGTAATAAATGAAAGGACTTTcgactctttctttctttctttttcttatttttggaGGAAGTTAATACATACAGCAAAAAACTACAGGTTGCGGGTGTaaaccagctgccacaccaggctttttGTCTCGCTAGCTTCCGCACCTGACTCGGAGGGGGCGACCACAGAATATAGctatcacttttcaataatgtgtagtaaattgaaataaataatgtctagttagtgaaatcaaagttctatgtttcaaacagaatgggcattgttatcttgtggccatccacaatgatatgaatcgatctgaagaaacataatggctgacgcacagacatgcaaCCATGTTTCCCACTCCGACATACTAACGAGcaacttcgggtagaagaaatatctgtttttgattatttgtgctttcccgaataatgtattcggattcgggtacatcTCTACCTCCTACTACGTTTACTCAATAGGCCCTCTCAGGCAAGTCAACAGACACTGTCTGAGAGAAAGGCACAGGTAAATAGCTGTGGAGTCACTCTGTGGCAGTCAGAGGCTCTATTCtcttgacagagagaaaattcagcTCTCAAGAAAGATTGCAAGGACCAGGAGTAAATGTACCACCAGGTAATaatccaattaaaaaaaaaatgaactgaaccgGACATCATGACCAGACAGGAAGTAAGGCCATCCAAACTGGTGTAAAGCTATCCTTATACATTCAAAATACACTAAAAATTTTATTTCAGACACAAGGATAACACATGAGGGAGAGCCAGTAAATACTCATGATTCATGTGActgtcatctctttttttttttgctttcttctaTTGACGTATGTTTCCAGTATTTGGAACATTCACAACAATGGAGTCTACACACTGCAAAACTTGAagctgtgtgttacagaattaATATGCTTGGAGGTCTCGCTTGTCATAATAATCCCAACCTCATTTTCAGAGGGGAAATTGTAACCATATTAAAAGAATCCATTTTACctcaattttaaaataatttccaCTCATCCTTTTTACATTCTACAATATAATGTATGCACTccaacagctaaaaaaaaaaaaaaaaatgcaacagctCTGCTTTGAATCACCATTACCTGTACTCTCTGCTACTCTCCTCAGTTCTGTGAGCGCAGTTGGTGCTCTGGGGCTGTTAGCCAGAGACAGAGCATAAGCCACCAGACACAGAGTGTAGTTACTGGAGATCCCAGACCACAGCATCTCTTCTAAAAACTCTTGCGCTTTAGATGTGCTGTCCTGAAACATGTCCTGAGAAAAgatgacagtgaaacagtgagagtggacacTCTTCCATGATGTGCAAATGTATACGTGATTTCAAGTATGTTCTCTTAAATAATGAATTCAAAGAGTTTGAAGAAGGGTTCTTGCTACACTGTAAGATACAAAAATTAATGAAGTTGAGGCCATACTGTACAAGCAAATAGATTTATAGTGTAAAGTACCCTTATCTCTATGCACTGCTTACACCAGTGAACACAGATCTACAGGACTGGGGTTTTACAAGTGTATTCACAAAAGCACAGAGGGAACACTGGATGAAAATCCTTCATCCATTATCATTTTATGTAGAACTGATGAGTTAATACCCTTTCCATTTCTCGTTTCAAAGACAGTCCGTTGATGAAAATAGTGTACATTTTATAAAAAACCTTATAACCCACCGAGGATTAagatttaaaatcatttatggactttttttatttctaacatGCTTCAGCTATTTGTTCCAGCAACTGAAACACTTTAGTCATGCATTAtcacttttttggggggaagaaagatgttttatttttctaatcCCATTATACAGCCTCCAGAACATTTGCCTCAGGAATTTATGTGCTCTTGAGGAGCAGACCCTTGGCTCTTTGAGAATATAGATAATAATTACTAAGACTCTTGTGAACTTGAGTAATGGACTTCCAACAAGTTTACTATCGTGACAGTACATTCTGTTtccagagagaacatttctgagAGAAGTGTTTCCAGTGATGGGGAGAAATTTCAGTCATATAATACTTCACATGAGTTCTAGATGTAGAAATTAGCACaacaaactttttctttctttctttctttctttctttctttcttgcattTGCCCTTAAAGACATTTGCTAAAAACAACCCCTCGTTCTGAGTGATCAAAAGCCTGATCAAAAATAACTTTGCCCTCAATTTTCTATCCTCAAACTTTATCCCAGATCAGAGAAATTTGTTACCATTTTCCCCAGGTTCtgcctgattttctttttcttccgaCTGAGAATGTTAAACATGTGTAAGTGCCAAGATAAGAACACGTGaacattctgtgttttacattgtaaagTTTGCTGACCTTGTGGAACTGATCCTCCAGGAGGGCAATGAGCACATATGCAGTGAGTGACACATTTCCATTCAGCCCTCCCTGTAACTGAGTGTGGATCACTGTCCCTGGTTCAGTGAAACTTCCCTGAGGGGTTTGCTGACTGACCAACCAGGACATGGCCTTGGAGATCACACCCTGGTCTATCTGCATGAATGGCCTGGCCTGCAGGAAACATCTCACAACAAATGCTGTTAACCTGTCATTAGGGAAATGGTTGCAGAAAGAAACAATTTGCGAAATTACTCGATTCATGTACAAAAATTTTTTGGACAAATTATAATTCTTAAAAGCTGCTGTTAAAATGCTGTTGGCATACCATGTGCTTCCAgaggagtctctctctccaaaggcGCTGAAGGAGCCGTCTTCTCTAAGATAAGAGAGCTCTCGTTGATATCCTGCCCAGAGACACACTGGTTGTTTTTAGCATGTGATTGGAAATCTTGTGGATTAATAGTGGTATtcatttatgggtttttttaatcaaaacattataaaacacagcataaaaCGTGTTAACTCTCAAAAGTGTCCAGTCTGTGTCTCCTGCTAGGATTGGAAAAGCAGGGTGAAGACTTAGTTCATCTGCCATCAGCTCACTTTGCTCCATATCAAGTTAACATTAGCTACATTCAAAACTTTTGTGGAAGGTGAACACCATCTGAGGCAATGTGACCACACTAACCTTCCCTTATGAATGCCAAGGCTTTTCTCTGAAGATCCTCATACGTCTGTGACAGGGTAGAGAGGTACTTCAGTAAATAAACATTTGGAGCAAAATGGATCATGTTCTGTTCTCCACACCCAGTGGGCATCTGAACAAGATTCTCCAGGCCCGCGATGGATGGACCCAGGATATCACCTGTCATGCAACACGAACAGGAAAAAATAGTCCATAAATTTGTCTAGGCATTTAAGCAATCAAACAACAGCTAGCATTTTCTATTTGTACAGAAACAGCTGACATTTCAAACCAAGATGAAAAGCATTATGTGTGTGGGGAAGAGGGAGCTAATTACTGAGCACTCAGTGTATGCTTGTCTCCAATGTTTAGATGATCTGCCAATTACATCCCTATAATATGCACACCAATATGCTCATGAAAGTGTTTAATGGGTTTTCTCACCTTGACAAATTGTCTACACACCTCTCGTGTGTTTGAACATCATTCAAACACAGATGGAAATAGACAATTAAGCAgctgtttaaagtgtgtttgtagtaAACTGCAACAAACcagcaaagccaaaaaaaaaaaacctatcgTCGTTCAATTTCCAACATTCTTAGAGTGATGACTTCTGGCCTGTCTGTGATGCCAGCAGAGTGTACAGCATCATAAGGAGCtacagagtgtgtctgaacCTTTGTGATATAAACACATGGGCTATTTTGGAGCAGACTGTTCAAACAGTGAAGTTTACAGCCTTCCAGATGGATGCCACACATAccgaacacagacacatgagCTCTCTGACTGTCCGGCACCAGGCCtgctgggagagagagctgtattCGTCTGCTCAGACTGCGTTCTGTCGGCGGCACTTCCAGAAACAGAGTCTGAGATATGAGCTGTGCAACGCCCTCTGGCTGCAAGAAAATCCATTGAAACTTGTGAGCATAAGGAATAAACCTACATTGCCACTATATAATGTAAAGTACTTAGACATTCTGAAACATATTACCTAAATAAtccaaataaacagaaaatctGCTTTGCCATGCACCTGTCAGTGTGCACATAAGCTATAAactttgtgtggttgtgtatatataaatacacagaaacacacagagtttgttGAAATGTGATCCAACCATTGTGACATACCTTTACATGAATTTTTCCCACAAACTGATCAAAACCTGCCAGGGCAGTTGCCTCCACTGATACAGCAATCTCTCCGACAGTGATGGGTCTTATGGGAAAGAGAACAGTGGCACTGCTCTGACCACCAGCTAACACTGTTCGACTGTTCACGTCAATGTCTTCCACTATAAATTCAAATAGTTCACTGTGCTCCAGAACCACAAATACCTACATAAGGAGAAAAATTGGGATCTAGTCAGCTGTAGTCAGTGCAATCAGATTGGGTGCAAAACAATAATTTAGTGTGATTAAATCAATTACAGTAAATTACAAagttacaaaacacagcatGACATGCACTAGAAACCAAGACCAATGATCATGAACTCTGACATTGCAAGACAGAATGGTCTAATCACTCTTTTAAAGCAATTAGTGTTATTGTGATTGTGAGGGAATCCACGCTTGACAAACTCACCTCCATGTCTTGTTGCAGATTGTTGAAAAGGACAATCTCCAGAACAATTTCTTCTCCAAGTATTATGCATGTAGGGAGCTCCAGAGACAAGGAGATAGCCTTCATCATGGTCTGCTGAATGcacaataaacaaactaaaaatattgtttgttaCCCAAGGTCATTCAAAGAACCTTCATAAGTAAGAAAGTTACCTAGAAGGACTCAAAAGGACAAAGAATAAAGGATTTATAAAAGAGCTTAAGGCTGTATTAGAACAGTTCCTGATTAAAAAGAATTCTTCAAAGAACCCCTGAAGGTACTCCAGTGGGTTATTAAACCGCACATTATTTTTTCAAAGGCTGTACAGGTAATGGGTTAGCTTTTATTATATTACATAATTATGTATCATACTTACATACACAAGATATTTCACTATCATTTTTAGAATTACGGCCATATGTACTGATGTTTCTACCTTTGAATGGTACCTATTTTACCAGCTATCTTGTTGGGCACTGAAAATAAGGAAATCTTTGATCTTGTGTATCTCTGACATAAGTTAAAACTGCAGCTGGTTCATGTGTAGTTCAGAAACACATCCTCTCATCATGTAATTTAGGAGCTAGCATTAATAATCCACAGAGTGATACATAGCATGGTGGGATGATTCGAGGCTCAGGGCTATTGGTGTTGACAGTGTCTGCAGTTTTAAGATGAACCCTCAAAAACTGGTGCATTCACTTGGCTGATTCTCTCAAGCTCTACATATGAACTTATGGACTGGAAGTATAGAATGGAGTCCTAGAGTGCCACGGAGACTTCTAAAGGGAAGGAAAGGCTTAATGGCTTAATGTGGCAGTGCTTAAAGTTATAAAAAGtacagtgtgaggcagtgattaAAGAAAGGAGGGTTAGACATGTCTGCTACCTCCCGGACAAGGCCTTTGAAGGTAACAACACAAAGTTGAGATTTACTCTGAGTCTGACTTCCCTGTGTTACTGTTAGTTCTGTTTTGATAGTTTTAGATGGTTGGTGTAAATGTCAAGAGGTCTGAACATACATTCTCAGATTTAGTGATGTGATCCAAACCCAATGCGCTTGACGTAACAAAAGCTGAAGTTTGTCTGGATGTGGTTAAGTCAGGAACTGTCCGAGTATCTCCAAACACTGTTGAATTActgctgtgaaaaaaataaagaaaacacagaagttCCCTGGACTGTGCAATTATAGGtggaacaaaatgaattttacATTTGAATCATGAGATCATTTGTTAAACTGACTGATGTGACCTGCACCTCACCTCAGGCTTGTGTCCGGTGGGAGGCTAGTTTCCAagatttctctcctctttctcgaCTTCCATTTCTCCACTGCAGTTTCATCTCTCTTCACTGTTGGATACTGAGCATTAGGCCAAGTAACCAAGTAATCTGACCATACAAATTCAAGCATCTGAACAGTATGACACACCAGAGGTCTTGAAAGTTAAACTTGAACCCCACTCCTATTCACTAGAAATATGCACCTATCAATCTAAGCATTCCAGACATACACATCCATTACACCTGCTTGCTGGCCAGAgcggacagagacagaactgagcATTAGCTTTTGAAATGAACAGCATTTGCTCTTGGAAATGTGGTCTTATCAAGCAGCATTACTAAATACATAGCCTAATTCAAAAATTCTGTGAGACATTGTATTAAAAAATGTTAGATTCTTTTACCCTTGTGGACAGCTTTTTATGCAATATTTTTGCTAAGCTAAAATGGAAATCATGAATGGTTGCATTCTGGGCAATTTCAACAACCAGAGTCCACAGATTTGCAGTTGTGCCCTTTAAGAGAAgttcttaaaaatatttcattgaatTTGTGTGACTGAACCAGGACATGCAGTGAAACATCTGGTTTCTAATGTTATTCCCGTAGAGGGAAAGGCTAAAGGAGGTGTAtaagtttgtctttttctgagAACTGAAAAGGGCCAAAACTCCACTCCCCAGGCTTCCCATACAACACCATGGACATATGTAATACCCACAACCACCAACAGAGGGGCACCTCACCCAGACACGCAAACCCTTATGTCAAATTGGTGTGGCATCTAGGGACCTTATTCACTGAATTTATTAAAAGGGGGTATTTAGCAATTCTGTATTTGGAGTAAAAATGTGCATATACTGTATCTATAGACAAAACCTTTACCAAACCTTTACCAAACCTATACATTTTTGACATTTGCGGCATTCTCGAGggactttgctttttttttttttttttaaatgtttattaacaTTTAATGCACATATGAGCTTCATAAGTTTACTCCACTATTTTGGGTAAAATTTCACTCATCTTTTATGAATGATGTCCCTGAGTGCTTAATTCTACAATATTGTTATTGattatttaatgatttttaGGTGTTCCATAATTCAGCTATAtatttcttggttttttttttttctttttttttttcttttttttttggcattttgcaTTCACCACATTGAGGAATTAATACAAGTGAGCTGAAAAGAGGATTAGTATGAAGAATTTTCCCATCACTCACATGTCTTGTTTGTCCTGGCAACTACCATCTGCTGCTGTATTTTGGCATCTGTCAGCAAAATGAGATTGCATATCTGGAGGTGGAAAGATATACAATCCTCTCATTCCGGTATACTTGTAATGCAatctaatgtaatgtaattaattTTAGTCATTTAGGTTGAGTGGTGTGCTAGCCACATAATCTAAGAACTGGCATGAGTACAATAACTGTAGGAAATATGTTTCTGATTATTCATATAGTGCTCAAACTCCAAGATATTTTCAAGATCATTGGAAATTATACAGGTTGAATCAGCCAtatgacacaacacaaatatttaGGTTTTCTGTAATAAAGTCTGTTCATTGGGACACTGGGTGCCTTATTGGGATCTACACCATATCACTGCGGGCTATAACATGTCATACAGTGAAACTTTGAGGGAAACTGTgctaaactcaaaaaaaaaaaagaaaaagaaaaaagaaaaaaaaaaaacattcagcacCCAATCCCCAATGCTAGTGTTACAGCCTTTAAGGGACAGCAAGAttatatcaaaacaaaagagtTCTGGGTCGATTACAACCAGTCGGTCCACTCTCCAGTTCTGACTCACTGAAGATCTGCTGATAGGATTATGACTTTCTATAAACAATTCTTCAACATGAGAAGTAGCACGTGAAATGGTGTCACTGTcttcaaaacaacagcacacaaatcCTTTAGGTTGCCTCACTAACACTGTCAGAGCCCAGGAGCACAGGACAATAACATATGGAGTGCCATTGAATATTTGATACTTTAGTTTACAATTTGGGAAAATGAAATCGTTCAGTATTCATGACATGGAAATAGGCTTTGAACAGTACTTGCCCTAAAGTAACATTCTTACATATTATGCTCTCATTAAGATTGGTCAGGAGTTCCCACCTCATTTTCTGTGAAGTGAACAATACTCTCAGGACCAGGAAAACCATTGTTTGCCATTTCAGCTCCAACCATTGATCCAGATTTTGATTCTGAGTTATGAAGAGAGACATGGTCCATCGCTCTTGTCTTATGTCTCCAGCTTATAGAAACCTTTAGAGTGTATAGGATCATCGTTAACATAAATTCATTTATCTAAATATTTTATCGGTGTAGTGTACCCCGATATTATTGGTCACACATCACTGGAGTGATTTTGGGATTCAGTGTTTTACTCAGACACAGAGCCATAATGCTTGGAAATCAAACTGACAGTCTAAATATTTGCCAGTCTCCCCTACCACTACAATACTGTTGCAGTCTTTTGAGCTGGATTCATATCATAGGCAGGCGTATACAACGAGATTGAGGAGTAtccaaaaatatcacaaaagACAGTTTCTGCAAATGTCAGTTTAGCAATTAATGAATAAGCCAGAGCATGAGACCAAATCACTGCAGctaagagagagacacaaaacacaaaaactgtcATGTAAATacttcacattttctctgtagACAGTGATGGTTGTGGCATCGCTAATGATTTCTCCATTTTGGAGAACACAGAATACAAACAGGCAGCTCTGAGGAGCCCACAACTGTGAGGGGATCAGGGACAGGGAACCCAAGGTCACCTGACCTGCATCCAGCACCTGTCCTCTGGATGTCAccttttaatgaaaaaacaccacaggtcaccacagagagagagagagagatagagtgagagagagagagatatgagaaTTTGTGTCACATGCTATAGATTGTTAAGACACATAATTAGCTAGAGGCATATCAGTCAATCTAAAAAGTTTCACATGCAACATTTCCAGTATGATTTCACAAGTCAAGTAGAATACCTACCACAAAGTGGAGACGACTGAATGAGAATGTGCTTTCAATGACAAACTGAATTGGGATTCCAAcctgtaatattttaataagaATAGCCACTTAACGACTGACTGTGTTACTCCAAATACAGAGGAACATAAGAACCATGTGATGTGACTGTAAGTAATGCCTTAAAAGAGTATTGTGCAGTAATGCGGCAATGTAACGAGGAAGGTTACCTGTGCAGGTTGGCTGACAGGACTGATCTGGATGTATGTACCAGAGGAGGAAGTGTGTGTCCTTAGCACCTCCAGAGTCCCGTTTGCAGATATGAATTCAGCCTACAGATTCCATCAGAATGTTGGGTCATTCTTACTTGAAATATGAGGAACGCTCTGGCTAGCATGACTAATATTTGGTCAGGGTGTCCTGCTGAAaacatatttgcttttttttttttttttttttttttttattttacatcttttttAAGTGATCAAAGTTAAGGAAACAGAATGTTTAGTATCACCACAGTACTCAAATGCTCTTGAACTGTCAGCCTCAGCTCTCCAGTTTAAACTTTATAGTGAGAGAAATGAATTGGCCCCAGTAAAGACTCAGAGAAAGGCCCAGAACTAATATTTATCAACTCATTTCTTTGGTGGAGAAATTCATCATCAGAGAAATTAGATACTGTCCCAATTAATGCAGTGTCAGAGACCCTGCTCCAGTCTCTTAGAtgactgtttaaaataaaatgaaaaataggtCACTAGAGGCTATGGTGACATTGGGTATCTTTGTATGTCTTCCATTACTGAGGATGTCAGAGAGGTTCTCTATAAGCTCATATGGCCTTAAGAAAGAGGTGAAACTGTCAGACTGTCATATAGTTATGTCATAAGATACCTGTGACATATAGAATATCCATGATCTCTGGCATTTACCTTGATAATCAGCTTGTCCACATGATCCTGGACCCTGAAGCTGAGGTGGATGTTCCCGTCCTCAGGCACAGGCAGTGTCATGGTTTGGGTGACTTTGTTAACTGTCTTCCTATTTTGTTGACTATCTAAAGTATTGTTGCTAAAGGAATTAAAGTCCTCGTATTGTTGGGCTCCAGACTTCAGTTGAGTGACTGTTATTTGAATACTGTTCCTCCTATCCACTGATGTCAGTGGGCATTTGTCAATTCTGGATATTTTCAGCTGAATGGGAATAGTTCAGGATGGTGAGGTTAGTTGGTGAGTGGCACATGGGGGATGAAAATGAAGggattttattatttatttctgtccaaGAGTATTTGTTGACTTTGTGTATGAAGAAACACTAACACATAAGCATTCAGCAAAATACTGACTTGTGAGGAGAAGTTCAGAGATGGTTTCAGCGTGTTAGGATGGTTGCTGAAAGTGAGCTGATACAGATGTGTGGCTGCATAGACTGTCACCGTTTTGCTGTTCTGGTATCCTGTAAAAAGAGACTTCCATGTGACTCATTCTCTTTATGTCTTGTCTCTCTATCAATgaaaagaataattaatctcatTTCCCTTTTCTGTATCAGTGAACTGAATCACATATGACTATCCTTAGTGTCGTATTCTACATCACTGAACAGAATTACACATGACTATTTTTATTGTTCTACCATTTATTACTCTATTGCTTAGGACCTAATAACATCTGTTTtggaaatacaaaaacaaaaaatatataaatccaCATAAATAAAAAGCGAAATATGGATGCGTGTGTAAAATCATGAATCATTCTTTCGATTCACATACCTGTTGAAATATCTGTTACACGAGCTGTGATACAGAGGACGAGGCTTTTCACTCCATAATGAGCTGAACCATCTGGTCCTGTTGACTGAAAATGATCTAATCCAGGAAGTTCATCTCCACTGAAGAAAAACTCAGTAGACCCATttatctacaaaaaaaaattgcctaTAATTGAGTAATAATGATACCAAGCTTTATAAATTttgacaaatgaacaaattctATACACCATTCACACAGAAGTGTTTGCATAAATTCTGCATTACCCATAATAAGGCCACCTCATTTTAATCATCCTAGTTTTTCACAACTGATTTCTTCATATTcatcttgtctgtctgtctgtctgcctgtctgtctgtttacagaGAGGAGCTCTTACCCCTTGGCTTTGATTTGTAATCCATGACTGATTAGAGAAGTTACATTCATCTGATGTGAGCACTGCCATGGTAGTCAGCATTCCTCTAACTGGTTTGCCATTACTATACCTGaaataatgtttgtgttacTAACGTTGCTTTACATTTATACAAAACATAGTTTATGTGTGATAGCTGCATACCTAATATATGAGTACAAAAGTGAGATGATTCAGTATACCAACAGACTGCTGTTAACAGAACACCTGGAACATTAttgttttggaaaatgaagAGGTGAAGAGTTCAGAGAGAACTGGATTGTGATACTCACTGAGCAGTGACAGTTCCTGCGATATGTTTCCCTAAAAAGACATCACAGGGCATCTCCACTGTCACCTCAAACTCTGGCTCTCCTACAACAACAACCAGCAATGGCTGGT
Proteins encoded in this region:
- the LOC115804769 gene encoding CD109 antigen-like — protein: MTLPVPEDGNIHLSFRVQDHVDKLIIKQTMMKAISLSLELPTCIILGEEIVLEIVLFNNLQQDMEVFVVLEHSELFEFIVEDIDVNSRTVLAGGQSSATVLFPIRPITVGEIAVSVEATALAGFDQFVGKIHVKPEGVAQLISQTLFLEVPPTERSLSRRIQLSLPAGLVPDSQRAHVSVFGDILGPSIAGLENLVQMPTGCGEQNMIHFAPNVYLLKYLSTLSQTYEDLQRKALAFIREGYQRELSYLREDGSFSAFGERDSSGSTWLTAFVVRCFLQARPFMQIDQGVISKAMSWLVSQQTPQGSFTEPGTVIHTQLQGGLNGNVSLTAYVLIALLEDQFHKDMFQDSTSKAQEFLEEMLWSGISSNYTLCLVAYALSLANSPRAPTALTELRRVAESTDGVISWTTSDSDLADSWQAASTSIEMASYVLLTLFKQANIVEGIALMKWLSRQRSHLGGFGSTQDTVIALQALSLFAAFSGSQAINLTIGATFTTSHIEANFTINSTNYLLHQSQEVETGKEISVDIFVEGRGFALFQGEGQ